The Acidobacteriota bacterium genomic sequence GGCAAAGAACTAAGACCAGAAATAGATGCCTATTTCTCTCGATTCAATAAAAAGTGAGTTGTTCGGAAAATCTCCACCATTCAATCCTCTTCAATGACTAACGACCTTCTTTGCAAGCGGCAAGCGAATCGGGTAGGATGCGTTCGTATCTAAATGTGAACCCGTTTGCCCACGCAAGCGGTACAGATATTCTCTTATGCAAAAAATTGTTGAATGCATTCCGAATTTCAGTGAAGGTCGTCGCTTGGAAGTGATTGATGAAATCGTCGCGGCAATTCAAGCGGTTCAAGGCGCAGTGCTCTTAGACCGCGAATCCGACCCCAATCACAATCGCTCGGTCATCACTTTTGTTGCGCCGCCCGAATCCGTCGTCGATGCGGCAATCGCTGCCGCCAAAAAAGCCGCTGAATTAATTGATTTGAACACCCACACCGGCGAACATCCGCGAATGGGCGCAACCGATGTCATTCCTTTTGTGCCGATTGCCGGGGTCACGATGGAGCATTGCGTGCAACTCGCAAAAGAGTGCGGCAAGCGCCTGTGGGCAGAACTCGGCATTCCGGTTTACCTCTATGAAAAAGCCGCGACCCGACCCGAACGCGAAAATCTGGCGGCGGTTCGCAAAGGTCAGTTTGAAGGCATACGCGATGAAATCGCCATCAAAGAATCGCGCAAACCCGATTACGGCGAACCGCGTGTTCACCCGTCAGCCGGCATCACCGCCGTCGGCGCGCGTCCGCCACTTATCGCTTACAACGTCAATCTCGGAACCAGCAACATCGAAATCGCCAATAAAATCGCCCGCGCTGTGCGTCATCTCTCAGGCGGGTTGCGTTATGTGAAAGCTCTGGGATTTGAACTCTCAGACCGCGCCATCGTGCAGGTTTCGATGAATATGGTCAACTTTGAAGGCACGCCGCTGTTTCGCGTGTTCGAGATGATTCGCCGTGAAGCCGAACGTTACGGCGTGCCGGTCATCGCTTCGGAAATCGTCGGCTTGGTTCCGCAAAAAGCTCTGAATGATTGCAGCGATTTCTATCTGCAACTCGAAAACTTCAGCGAAAACCAGATTCTCGAACACCGTTTGCAAGCGGCGATTGCCGAACAGGTGGTGACGGCGCATAAACGCGAAGCCGCTGAAGAAGCCGAAAATTACCAGAAAGATTTTACTCTCGCCGACACCATCGGCACATTCGCCGAGATGGTTGCCTCAAGCGACCCCGTGCCCGGTGGCGGCAGCGTCGCTGCCCACAGCGGTATGCTCGCCGCGTCGCTTGGTCAAATGGTTTGCAACCTGACGCTCGGCAAAAAGAAATATGCCGATGTCGAAACGCGGGTTGCGGAAATCAAAGATGACCTGATGCGACTCGCCGGTTGGTTGCGCGATTTCATCGTTGAAGATGCAAAAAGTTTCGACGCCGTGATGCAGGCATTTAAATTGCCGAAAGCTACCGATGAAGAAAAAGCGGCGCGCAAGGAGGCGATTGAGGCGGCGACACGCGGAGCCATCGTCGTGCCGATGGAAACCGCTAAAGCCTCGCTCGATGTTTTGCGATTGCTTGGCGAACTGGTGAAAATCGGCAATCAAAATGCGCTTTCCGATGTCGGCGTCGGCGCGCAACTCGCGCTCACTGCCGTCAAAGGCGCGTCGTACAATGTCGGCATCAACCTGTCATCGCTTGCCGATGAACAGGAAGCCAATGCTTTTCGCAACGAAGCCGACGCCATCGTTGACGAAGCGAAAAAACTTGCGGGTGACATTGACAGCTTAATGCAGAAATAAGATGCAGAGTTCGTTTAAAACCATACATCTTGAAATCACGCATCGCGTGGCGCGCATTGTGCTGGCGCAACCGCCGCTCAATGTCTTGACGATTGCGATGATGAAAGAGATTGCTGCGGCGGTTAATCAAATCGGCAACCTGAAAGACGTGTGTGCGATTGCCTTTTCCGCCGCGCCCGGCTCCAAAGCATTTTCCGCAGGCGTTTCCATTGAAGAACATCGCCCGCAACTGGCTTATCAAATGATTGAAGCCTTTCACGCGATTTTTCATGAACTCAATAGCGTGTCGAAACCCGTCGTGGCGCTGGTAACGGGAGCGGCGCTCGGTGGTGGGTGTGAACTTGTGGCTTTTGCAGACATCGTCATTGCCGGACAATCGGCGCGATTCGGACAACCGGAAATCCGCCTCGGGGTTTTCCCGCCCGCTGCCTGCGTGATGTTGCCGCGCATCATCGGCGACAAGAAAGCCGCCGAACTCATCCTCACGGGCGAACTCATTGGCGCGGAAGCGGCGCGTTATTACAGATTGGTCAATCATGTCGTCGCCGATGAAGAGATTGAAAAAAAAGCCGAAGAGATTTTCGATAAACTCCGGCAACATAGTTCGGTCGCTTTGCAGATGACGCGCCGGGTGTTGAATGCGACGCAAAATTTAGGATTTGAAGAAGCGATGAAACAGGCTGAGAGCGTTTATCTGAATGATTTGATGTCTTGCAAAGACCCTGCGGAAGGCATCGAAGCTTATATTGCCAAACGCCAGCCGGAGTGGAAACATAGATGAGAGTCTAGCGGCTCGCTAGACTATTAACCCTATGCCGATACCAACTGAAATAACTAAAAGCAGTCCGCGTGAGATGACCATTCGCTGGGATGACGGATTGGTCTCCGTGTTTACGATTCATTTTCTGCGTTCCGAATGTACCTGTGCCAGATGTGTCAATGAAATCACCGGGCTGCGCATTCTCGACCCGCGCACCATCGCCGAAGATTTAACCATCAAAGATGCGCAACTCGTCGGGCGATACGGGGTGAAATTCGTATTCAGCGACGGGCACGATGATGGCATTTATACCTGGGAACGTTTGCGCGAACTCGATGAACTTCAGAAAAAACGCGCACAGGAATCAACCAGCCAGCAGGAATAAAATCGGATGAATCCATCCTGTTTATCCTGTCCATTCCGGTTAAATTTTTTTGGAGAGAATTTATGAATAAACCTTTGTCTGTGGTTGCCATATTGATTGCAACTTTTCTCTGCTCGCCGCTGTCAACGCTTGCCGCTGATGTGAAGAAAAAAGAAGAAGCCGTGGCGGCGATTGAACGCCAGAAAGCCGACCTCATGAAAATGAGCGACCAGATTTGGGCTTTTGCCGAAACCGCTTTGAAAGAATATAAATCCGCCAAACTGCTTGCCGATTACGCCGAGCGTCAGGGCTTTAAAGTCACACGCAATGTCGCGGGAATGCCGACCGCTTTTACTGCCGAATATGGGCAAGGTCGCCCGATTATCGGCGTGCTCGGTGAATTTGATGCCTTGCCCGGTATCTCACAAAAAGCTTCGCCTAACAAAGAAGCCTTAAACGTCGGCGCGCCCGGTCACGGTTGCGGGCACAATCTGTTTGGCGCGGCGAGCCTCGGCGCGGCGACCGCGATTAAAGAGTTGATTGCCGCAGGTAAACTCAAAGGCACGATTCGCTTTTACGGAACGCCCGCCGAAGAATCCATAGGCGGCAAATTGTATATGGCGCGCGAAAAACTGTTCAACGATTTGGACGTTTGTCTGGCGTGGCATCCGGCTGATGAAACCGAAGCCGATGTCAGCAGTTCACAGGCGATGGTTGATTTCATTGTCGAATTCAAAGGCAAAGCCGCGCATGCCGCTTCTGACCCCTGGAATGGACGAAGCGCGGTTGATGCGTTGGAACTGTTTACCCACGGACTCAATATGATGCGCGAACATGTCAAACCCACGGTGCGCATGCATTATACGATTTTAAAAGGCGGCGATGTGCCAAACGTTGTGCCCGAATATTCCAAACTCTGGTGCTGGGTGCGCGATTCCAAACGTGTGGGTGTGGAAGACGTGATGCAACGAGTGCGCAAGATTGTCGAAGGCGCGGCGTTGATGGCTGACGTTGAAGGCAAACTCACCATTCAAAGCGGCGATTATGAAATGCTCGTGAATCTTGCGGGCGCAAAAATTTTGCAGGCAAATATGGATTGGCTCGGCGCAATCAAGTACACCGAAGAGGAGCAGGAATTCGCGCGTCAGATTCAGCGCACCACCAATGTCGAGCCGGTTGGACTGAGGGGTGAAATCAAACCCCTGCAATCGCCGCCAAGCGACCCGCAAGGCGGTTCCACAGATGTGGCGGATGTCAGTTGGATTATCCCGACTTTGCATTTTTCCGCGACTACGGCTCCTTATCGCGCGCCCTGGCACGCCTGGCCCGTAGTGGCTTGTGGGGGCATGTCCATCGGGCACAAAGGAATGGTTTTCGCTGCTAAAAATTTAGCAGCGACGATGGTCGATTTATTTGAAGATGCAGACAAACGCGAAGCCATTCAAGCCGAATTCAAAGAACGCACCCGTGGGCAGGTTTATAAAGGTTATATCCCGGATGGCCCGCCGCCGGTGCCGAAATCCGAAAATTAAAGCAAGCGAGTGTTTTGGCATCATCAAAGTTAAGGCGTTAGAAAAATGATTTCTCGCAAAGTTGCATAATGCAAAGCGCGCAAAACTATCCTGCGTCTGCCAAACCTTGAAGCGAGGGTTTGGCGTCTTTTGCGCCGCTTAGCGACTTTGCGAGAAAGAGGTTTTATGCGTGAAGCAGAGTTGGGCGGGGAAGGTTAATTAACGTTCATTTGAAATTTTATCGGGGAAAAGAAAAACCTGTTTTGCCAAATCCGATTTCAAAGTCGTTTCGCGATAAAAGCGTTTGAGAATATTATCCTGCCAGTCGAGTAAATCCCGGTTGTGTTCGGCAAAAGCTTGCCAGGTTGTTTCGCCGCCACGCGCGCGGCGTTCCTGAATTAAAAAGATATAGGCGAAGGTGATGGTTTCGTGATAGAGGGTGGCTTTGCCGAGCGACGCGGCATAGCGTTTCAAGCCTTGGGAAAATCTGGCGACGGCAGCAAGCGTGTCGTACTTTTGCAAATAGAGCCATGCCAGACGCACATGGTTTTGATGGTGGAAATGATCGGGTGACAGCGTGCAGTCTTCAAACTGGCGAATGAATTCGTTGTCGTTCATAAACGCTCCTTTTTGAATTGATGAATTTGCACAAAAGAAAACCGCCCGCGAACTCAAGTTCGCGGGCGGTTGTTTTGTGATGCCCTAACCATAACAGGCTGGCGCAAAATTGGCAATCGTCGAACGTCGAGGGGGCGTATGGAGCTTGAAATTTTACAATCAATTTACCGGAAATGGCGCGAACATTTGAGCGACGACTAGACAGAGGTAAATTGCGCAAGTTATATTCAGTTTTCAGAATGATGAACTCCAGGGTTTTAGTTCTGAATGCGTCCTTCGAGCCAATCAATGTCTGCACGGCTCGCCGCGCTGTCGTGTTAATTTTAAAAGGCGCGGCGCACGTCGAAGAACATTCCACCAGATGGTTGCACTCCTCGCGATTTTCAATGCCGGTGCCATCGGTTATTCGCTTGATCGAATACATTCACATTCCTTTTGAACGCAAGAGCCTGTCGCGGAAAAATATTTTGATGCGCGATAACAACATCTGCCAGTATTGCGGGCGAGCTTTCCCGCCACAGGAACTGACGCTCGACCATGTGGTGCCGCGTTCACGAAACGGCGATTCCAGCTGGGATAATCTGGTGGCATGTTGTCGTTCGTGCAACAATCGCAAAGGCAATCTCTCGCCCGAAGCCGCCGGGATGCGATTACTCAAAAAACCGCAAGCCTATAACCTGCATGTCAATCGCCAAATCATTCGCTATCTGGGGCGCACCGACGATACCTGGCGCAAATACCTCTTCTATTAATTGCGGATTGCGAAATGCGGATTGCGAATTTCTGCGCGGCAAGATTCTCATCCGGTAAGTTGATATGGGCATTCAAATTGTAAATTGAATCAGGTTTGTCGTGGTCAGCGCGGTGCGGGTGTGCGTCGTGCTCAGATTTAAATCGTAAATTGAATCAGGTTTGTCGAAGACGCGGAGTTATCGAAAACCGACTTCTGCATTCAATCCGCAATCCGCATTTCGCAATCCGCAATGAGTTCGCTTGACTGTCTGCCGTGAAACCTTCATCATAGCTGCGTTCAACAACAAGCGCTCAAAGACCGAGAACGACCGCACAGCGAGGAGGCTGCAAATCCCTAAGCCGTAAACTTGACCCTGATGAACCCACTGATACAAGCAGTCTTTGAAGTTCAAGAAGCAACTCTGATGGCCGGGCGGGCGCTACGCGCGCCGTTTTCCAAGCCGCAATATTTTCGCGAAATCATTACGCAAATGGACCTCATCGGCGTTGGGTCGCTGATGATTATCGTGCTCACGGGCGCGTTTACCGGTTCGATTCTCGCGCTGCAAACTTCCAATACCCTGAAAACCTTTGGCGCGACCGGCGTCACCGGAACCTTGGTGATGACTTCACTGGTGCGCGAAATGGGGCCAGTGCTGGCGTCATTGATGCTCGCCGGGCGCGTCGGTTCGGCAATCGCCGCAGAACTCGGTTCAATGGTGGTCTCCGAACAGGTTGATGCGATGCGCGCCCTGGGAACCGACCCGGTAAAAAAACTGGTGTGGCCGCGGTTGCTGGCTTTATTGATTATGACACCGGCGCTCACCCTCGTCGCTGACATTGTCGGAGCCATCGGCGGATGGGTGGTGGCAACGACGTTGATGAATGTCGCAAGCTCGGTTTATATCAGTTCCGCAAAAGACGCCTTGACCTATAGCGACATTGTTGGCGGCGTGTTCAAACCGTTTGTCTTTGGCTTCATCATTGCGATTGTCAGTTGCCGCGCGGGACTTCGCACATACGGCGGCACGGTGGGTGTCGGGCGCTCAACCACACAGGCAGTGGTGTTATCGGATATTTTAATTCTGGCTTCGGACTTTTTCTTGGGGAAATTGATACTGGCGTTCAGTCAGTAGTTAGGAAACAGGGTTTAGGTTAAGCGCCAGATTACTGAATTGCCTGCATCCTGAATCCTGAATCCTGAATCCTGAACTTATGTCGAAAAATATCAACAGAGCAATCGAGTTTCAAAACGTTACGATGGCTTACGATGACCGGAAGATTCTCGATGATGTCAGCTTTTTCATCAATCCGGGCGAAACCAAAATCGTGATGGGCGGGTCGGGCACCGGCAAATCAACGATTTTAAAACTGGTGCTCGGACTCATTAGACCGCAATCGGGGCGCGTGCTGGTCGATGGCGTTGATGTGACCGATTTATCGGAGCGCGAGATTACCGACGTTCGCCAAAGCATCGGCATGGTCTTTCAGGAAGGCGCGCTCTTTGATTCGCTTTCGGTTTATGAAAATGTCGGCTATCGCCTGTTTGAAAAAGGCGTAAGCGAACAGGAAATCGAAGACAATGTTCGCCGTATGTTGCGTTTCGTGAATCTCGAACATAGCATAGACATGATGCCTGCGGAACTTTCGGGCGGTATGCGGCGTCGCGTTGGCATTGCGCGAGCCTTAGTGGGTTCGCCGAAATTGATTCTCTTTGATGAACCGACCGCCGGGCTTGACCCGATTACCGCGCGTGCCATTTTGGAACTGGCAATTAAATTGCGCGATTTGGAAGGCGTCAGTTCGATTTTTGTGACGCACAGGATTGATGACATCAAAATGCTTTCTTCAAATTACGCAACCATCGATGAACGCGGCGAAGTGGCATTCAGAGGCGAAGGCGGCAATTTGAATTTAATCAACACACGGTTCCTGATGCTCAAAGACGGAAAAATCATTTTTAACGGGACGGATGAACAACTCTGGAAATCCAAAGACCCTTATATTCAGGATTTTTTGCGGGAATCGTAATCGGTAGCCGGTAATCGGCAGTCGGTAGTCGGTTAAATCCAATCAGCTACCGACCACCGGCTACCGGCTACTGACTACCGGAGGGAATTATGCCAAGAGCCAAAACCACAATATCGCAACTGAGAGTCGGATTGCTGGCGCTTGCGACCATTGCCATTCTCATTATCTTCATTCTTTCAGTGACCGGAGACATCGGCCTGTTCAAAAAGACGGTTCGGATGACCACGCGGCTCAATGCCGCAGAAGGATTGAAAGCCGGTGATGAAGTGCGCATTGCCGGAAGATTAGTTGGCAAGGTCGAAGATGTCGGATTCACCGGCGTGCCCGCGACCACCAATGACAAACCCATCCTGGTGACCATGCGTCTGGACGAAAAAGAGATTGCCGGGTTGATTCGCGAAGACTCAAAAGCGGTGCTTGCGCAACAGGGTTTTCTGGGTGATCGCGTCATCGACATTATGCCCGGCACTTCCGCGCGCGCGCCGCTTGGCGATGGCGGAGAAATTCCGAGCGCCGACCAACCGGGACTCGCGCAAGTGTTCGCAGGAGCGAATGACATCCTGGTGCAATTCAACACCGTCGGTAAACAACTTCAGGAATTGATGGACAGCATCAATCAAGGGCAGGGGACGGTCGGCAAATTTCTTCACGATGATACGGTTTATGTGAACGTCAATCGCACCGTCCTCGAAGCGCAAGCCTTGATGAAACGCATTCAGGAGGGCAATGGCACGCTTGGCAAATTAATCAATGACCCGGCGGTTTATGATGATGTGCGGGCAATGATGGGCGAAGCCAAAGAGGTAACCGCGCAAATCAAAACCATGACCGCCGAATTACAGGCTGGCAAAGGTACGGTCGGGAAACTCTTGAAAGATGAGCAGGCGTATAACCGTTTGAATGAAACCCTGGAAAAAGCCAACAATGCGATTGCCAAACTCGACCGCATCGCCGGTGACATCGAAGCCGGCAAAGGCACGGTCGGCAAATTGATGAAGGACGAAAAACTGCACGACGATTTGCAGGCATCCTTGGCTTCCATGCGTAACATCGCCGACCGTCTGGATAAGGGCGAAGGCACGGCTGGTAAACTGCTGCACGACGACAGGCTTTATAACAACATCAACGACCTGTCTACGGAGATGGTCAAGATGCTTTACGATTTTCGCCAGAGTCCGAAAAAATATCTGAGCGTCAAGGTCAGTCTGTTTTGAGGTGAATTTCTAAGAGTGATTTTTTAACCGCTGAATGCGGTTGATGGGGCAACTGAGTGTGGTTGAGTGGCGGTCAATGACCGCCATTTTTATTGGAATATTTGATTATTTAATCTCGACGAACAGTTTATAAGAAGCATTGCCGCGAGTGCCACCAACGACTATCGTGTATCCCCCCGATGACGGTAATTTGCCAGTCCAATTGGTTGCATCATCGCCTTCATCCGCGCCAGGCAGCGCGCCTTCGCTGTTGGGTTGGTAAATTTGAAAGACGGCATTCTTTTCAAGCGAGGTGATGCGCACCGTCATGCGTTGTCCGGCTTGCGCTTCAAGCGTGTAGCTATCCTGCTCGCCGCGTATCACCGCGCCTTTTATGGTTGCAGATGATGCGCCGCGCGCAAAGCGTATGGTTTTTCTGACGCCTTCTGCCGCAACCGTTGTTGTAAACAGCAAAAGCACCAATAAAATCATTAAATTTTTTCTCATAGTTTTCTCCACATACAAATTGAATCTGTTTAAAACCCGACGCACCATATTGCCACTTCCGTCGAAGCTTGCGCTACCTTTAATGACCGCTGATGAATCGCCCATCGGGTTAAGTTGGGTGAATGCCTGGTGGCATCGCTTGCTTGCAAAATGCCACCAGGCATTTGTAAAAAATTGCCCGGCAGTAAACTTGCCAATTGCGCTTAAAGGTTATAGGCTCATCTCTCACCCGGCACGATAGATTCCTTTCAACCAGTGGATGACCTTTCTTTTTTGGAGGTAAATGTGAATAACAAAAAACCCCTTGCAGTAATCCTTTGGCTTCTACTTTTACTCAACCTTGCGCTGTCGCAATCTGCGCAACCTGCGCCGCAACCGACAACCACGCAAAAAGCTCCGGCGACCGCCAAAGCGCCGCGTCCCATCGAGGTCGCAGACGTTGCCGCGTGGAAACGCATTCAGCAACCCACGGTTTCCAATGACGGCGCATGGTTTGCCTATCGTCTGGCACCCAACGAAGGCGATAGCGAAGTCATTGTCAGAAGACTTGCGGACAATAAAGAATGGAAATTCCCGGCGGGCGAAACCTCATTCTTTGCGCCGCTGGCGTTTTCCGATGATTCAAAATGGTTTGCCTTTTCCACCTCGCCTACCGCAAAAGAAAGCAAAAAGTTGAGAAAAGACCGCAAGCCGATTACTACTAAAGCGGTGCTGGTTGAACTCGGAACCGAGAAAAAAATCGAGTTTGAGAAAATCAAACGCTTCGCCTTTTCGGGCGAGCAAGCTATCTGGGTTGCCCTGCATCGCAATGGCGCGGACGCTCCGGCAATGCCACCGACGCCCGCAGGCGCAACGCCACCCGATAGACCGACGGGTTCGGATTTGATTCTTTATGAACTCGCAAGCGGCAATCAACTCAACGTCGGCAATGTCGCGGACTTTGCTTTCAATAAACGGGGTGACTGGTTGGCTTTTACCATTGATGCGACCGACAAAGTCGGAAACGGCGTGCAGATTCGCAATATGGCAACCGGCGCAATTCAGCCACTCGAAAGCGGCAAAGCGATTTATCGAAGTTTGAACTGGACGGAAAAAGGCGATGCCTTTGCCGTGCTCAAAGGCGAAGAGGATAAAAAATTTGAAGACAAACTCTACAGCGTCGTTGGCTTTAAAAATTTTGCAACTTCGCCGGCGCAAAAAATAACTTTCAATCCGCAAGATGATAAAAGTTTTCCCGCTGGCATGAGCGTCAGCCCGAATCGCGCGCCGGTGTGGAGCGAGGATTTGAGCACACTGATTTTCGGCATTGCCAATGTCAAAAAGAAAGAAGGCGCAGATAAACCCGAACCCAAAGAGGGCGAAGAAAAACCTGACCCGCGCGCCGCAATGATGGCGGCGATGAAAAAAGATGACGAACCCGATAAACCCGACATGGTCATCTGGCATTGGAAAGACAAACGCCTGCAATCGCAACAACAGGTGCAGGAGAGTTTCGACAAAAATTTCAGCTACACTTCAATCTATCGCGTGGAGGAAAAGAAATTCATTCGTCTCGCCGATGATGCGGTTCGCCAGGTGAGCGTCGCGCCGAAACAGAACTGGGCAATCGGCACGGATAACAGCGAATATGAATGGATGAGCAACCTGGATGGTCGCCGTTTCCAGGATGTTTACGCGATTGATATGAAAACCGGGGCGCGAAAACTTGCGATTAAAAAGACCTCGAACTTTTTCGGCGCATCGCCAGACGGGACAAAATTTCTTTATTACGATGACGGCAACTATTTCACTTACGATATGACCACAGGTCAATCGATGAACATCACCAAAGGGGTTGCCACCAATTTCTATAATGATGAAGACGACCACAACCTCGTCAAGCCGCCGCGTTTTCCGATGGGCTGGACGAAAGATGGTGTGTCCATATTGCTATCGGATGGTTGGGACATCTGGAACGTTTCGGCGCGTGGCGGACAGGCGACCAACCTGACAGTTAATGGCAAGAAAGAGCAGATTCGCTATCGCAATCGTTTCCGCTTAGACCTCGACGAAAAAGGCATTGACCTCGCAAAACCGATGTACGTCGGAGCCTACGGCGAATGGACGAAGAAAGCCGGTATCGCCCGCATTGAAAACGGCAAACCGGGCGCGAAAACGTTGCTCTGGGATGACGCGGGATTCGGCTCAATAATGAAAGCCAAAAATGCCGAGAAATATTTTTACACGCGGGATACTTTCGACACCTACCCGGATGTCTATCTTGCCGACGCGATGCTTGCCAACGGGCAACGCCTGACCGATGCCAATCCACAACAGAAAAATTACCAGTGGTCGAGCGGCAGCAAATTGATTGAATACACCAGCGCCAAAGGCGATAAATTGCAGGGCGCGCTTTTCCTGCCTGCCAATTACGAACCCGGCAAAAGCTATCCGACCATCGTGTACATTTACGAAAAGCTATCGCAGGGGTTGAACAACTACACCTCGCCATCGGTTGGTGGCTTCAATAAATCTTTGTACACCAGTCAGGGGTACGCGGTGTTGATGCCCGATATTGTTTACAAAGTGAACGACCCCGGAATGTCCGCTGTGTGGTGCGTGCTTCCGGCGCTCGATGCGGCAATCAAGACCGGCGTGGTCGATAAAGACCGCGTGGCGATTCACGGGCATTCGTGGGGTGGCTACCAAACGGCGTTTTTGATTACCCAGACCAAAGCTTTCAAAGCCGCCATAGCCGGTGCGCCGCTCACGGATATGATCAGCATGTACAGTTTGATTTACTGGAACTCAGGTTCTGCAAATCAGCCGATTTTCGAGAGCAGTCAAGGCCGGTTTACGGGCGGTTACTGGGAAGTGCCCGAAGCCTATCAACGCAACTCGCCGGTTTACTTTGCCAGGAACGTTGTGACGCCGCTCATGATTTTACACAACGATAAAGACGGCGCGGTCGATTGGACACAGGGCATCGAATATTTCAACACCCTCAGACGGTTGAATAAACCTGTGGTGATGTTGCAATACAAAGGTGAAAATCACGGACTGGCGAAACTCGAAAATCGCAAAGATTATTCGGTGCGCATGCTGGAATTTTTTGACCATCATTTGAAAGGCAAACCCGCGCCGCCGTGGTTACAGGACGGGGTGCCGCATTTGAAGATCAAAGAGCACCTTGAGGAGCGCGTTAAAGAAGCCAAAGACAAACCGGAGTTTGATAATTAACGCAATTCGTGATTGCTTTGGAGTGCGGTGACCAGTCGCCGCACTCCAAATGAAGTTTCTGCTTTTTTAGCGCACAGGTTTGCGTTGCGCCTGTTGGTTGGTTCGATAATTTAAGCCTGTTCGGGCACCCAACCGAGACCGCCGCAATAACAAATCATCTGTTGGTTTTCCAGGCTTTGCGGTTCAATGCCTTTTTCGGTGCAGAACGGACAATCCCTGGCGTCCGAGGGGCGCGCGGGAACCAGCGGTTTGATTTCCGGGTAAGTGAGACTGCCTTGAAACAACGCGACATTAATCATTCGCACATCGCGTTCTTCGGCAAGTTGCGGACTATCGCCTTCGTGTGAAAAGACCACCACCTCACCTGTG encodes the following:
- the ftcD gene encoding glutamate formimidoyltransferase, producing the protein MQKIVECIPNFSEGRRLEVIDEIVAAIQAVQGAVLLDRESDPNHNRSVITFVAPPESVVDAAIAAAKKAAELIDLNTHTGEHPRMGATDVIPFVPIAGVTMEHCVQLAKECGKRLWAELGIPVYLYEKAATRPERENLAAVRKGQFEGIRDEIAIKESRKPDYGEPRVHPSAGITAVGARPPLIAYNVNLGTSNIEIANKIARAVRHLSGGLRYVKALGFELSDRAIVQVSMNMVNFEGTPLFRVFEMIRREAERYGVPVIASEIVGLVPQKALNDCSDFYLQLENFSENQILEHRLQAAIAEQVVTAHKREAAEEAENYQKDFTLADTIGTFAEMVASSDPVPGGGSVAAHSGMLAASLGQMVCNLTLGKKKYADVETRVAEIKDDLMRLAGWLRDFIVEDAKSFDAVMQAFKLPKATDEEKAARKEAIEAATRGAIVVPMETAKASLDVLRLLGELVKIGNQNALSDVGVGAQLALTAVKGASYNVGINLSSLADEQEANAFRNEADAIVDEAKKLAGDIDSLMQK
- a CDS encoding ATP-binding cassette domain-containing protein, which codes for MSKNINRAIEFQNVTMAYDDRKILDDVSFFINPGETKIVMGGSGTGKSTILKLVLGLIRPQSGRVLVDGVDVTDLSEREITDVRQSIGMVFQEGALFDSLSVYENVGYRLFEKGVSEQEIEDNVRRMLRFVNLEHSIDMMPAELSGGMRRRVGIARALVGSPKLILFDEPTAGLDPITARAILELAIKLRDLEGVSSIFVTHRIDDIKMLSSNYATIDERGEVAFRGEGGNLNLINTRFLMLKDGKIIFNGTDEQLWKSKDPYIQDFLRES
- a CDS encoding amidohydrolase, with the translated sequence MNKPLSVVAILIATFLCSPLSTLAADVKKKEEAVAAIERQKADLMKMSDQIWAFAETALKEYKSAKLLADYAERQGFKVTRNVAGMPTAFTAEYGQGRPIIGVLGEFDALPGISQKASPNKEALNVGAPGHGCGHNLFGAASLGAATAIKELIAAGKLKGTIRFYGTPAEESIGGKLYMAREKLFNDLDVCLAWHPADETEADVSSSQAMVDFIVEFKGKAAHAASDPWNGRSAVDALELFTHGLNMMREHVKPTVRMHYTILKGGDVPNVVPEYSKLWCWVRDSKRVGVEDVMQRVRKIVEGAALMADVEGKLTIQSGDYEMLVNLAGAKILQANMDWLGAIKYTEEEQEFARQIQRTTNVEPVGLRGEIKPLQSPPSDPQGGSTDVADVSWIIPTLHFSATTAPYRAPWHAWPVVACGGMSIGHKGMVFAAKNLAATMVDLFEDADKREAIQAEFKERTRGQVYKGYIPDGPPPVPKSEN
- a CDS encoding MlaD family protein, with amino-acid sequence MPRAKTTISQLRVGLLALATIAILIIFILSVTGDIGLFKKTVRMTTRLNAAEGLKAGDEVRIAGRLVGKVEDVGFTGVPATTNDKPILVTMRLDEKEIAGLIREDSKAVLAQQGFLGDRVIDIMPGTSARAPLGDGGEIPSADQPGLAQVFAGANDILVQFNTVGKQLQELMDSINQGQGTVGKFLHDDTVYVNVNRTVLEAQALMKRIQEGNGTLGKLINDPAVYDDVRAMMGEAKEVTAQIKTMTAELQAGKGTVGKLLKDEQAYNRLNETLEKANNAIAKLDRIAGDIEAGKGTVGKLMKDEKLHDDLQASLASMRNIADRLDKGEGTAGKLLHDDRLYNNINDLSTEMVKMLYDFRQSPKKYLSVKVSLF
- a CDS encoding ABC transporter permease, translated to MNPLIQAVFEVQEATLMAGRALRAPFSKPQYFREIITQMDLIGVGSLMIIVLTGAFTGSILALQTSNTLKTFGATGVTGTLVMTSLVREMGPVLASLMLAGRVGSAIAAELGSMVVSEQVDAMRALGTDPVKKLVWPRLLALLIMTPALTLVADIVGAIGGWVVATTLMNVASSVYISSAKDALTYSDIVGGVFKPFVFGFIIAIVSCRAGLRTYGGTVGVGRSTTQAVVLSDILILASDFFLGKLILAFSQ
- a CDS encoding enoyl-CoA hydratase/isomerase family protein; translation: MQSSFKTIHLEITHRVARIVLAQPPLNVLTIAMMKEIAAAVNQIGNLKDVCAIAFSAAPGSKAFSAGVSIEEHRPQLAYQMIEAFHAIFHELNSVSKPVVALVTGAALGGGCELVAFADIVIAGQSARFGQPEIRLGVFPPAACVMLPRIIGDKKAAELILTGELIGAEAARYYRLVNHVVADEEIEKKAEEIFDKLRQHSSVALQMTRRVLNATQNLGFEEAMKQAESVYLNDLMSCKDPAEGIEAYIAKRQPEWKHR
- a CDS encoding DUF971 domain-containing protein; the encoded protein is MPIPTEITKSSPREMTIRWDDGLVSVFTIHFLRSECTCARCVNEITGLRILDPRTIAEDLTIKDAQLVGRYGVKFVFSDGHDDGIYTWERLRELDELQKKRAQESTSQQE
- a CDS encoding HNH endonuclease, with translation MMNSRVLVLNASFEPINVCTARRAVVLILKGAAHVEEHSTRWLHSSRFSMPVPSVIRLIEYIHIPFERKSLSRKNILMRDNNICQYCGRAFPPQELTLDHVVPRSRNGDSSWDNLVACCRSCNNRKGNLSPEAAGMRLLKKPQAYNLHVNRQIIRYLGRTDDTWRKYLFY